From Carya illinoinensis cultivar Pawnee chromosome 5, C.illinoinensisPawnee_v1, whole genome shotgun sequence, one genomic window encodes:
- the LOC122309698 gene encoding MDIS1-interacting receptor like kinase 2-like: MLPKALFPLSLITIITFFSYSSHVAPASASSTAQGRAEAEALLKWKATLLNQTQSHLSSWTLSRSNATSTSSPCMSWIGIGCNDVGSVTRINLTSIGLIGTLRYFNFTSFPNLNSLDLHYNLLSGEIPSRISNLSQLSVLNLGSNKFSGIIPPEVGKLINLNVLIFSNNLLQGSIPSNIGYLTNLSVLNLGSNHLSGSIPPELGKLKSLAEFRLYLNNLTGSIPASLGDLIGLKVLSLYGNQLSGPLPGEINNLTNLTLFFLSNNSISGFLPENICHGSILEDFCASNNRFVGTVPKGLKNCTSLTRLRLDRNNLIGNISQDFGIYPKLDYVDLSYNNFLGEISSNWGKCQLLTSLKISNNRITGEIPPELGESTLLHVIDLSSNNLVGKIPYELGKLKSLFNLTLSNNNLSGTIPPEIGTDLPDLTYLDLAANNLSGPIPRQLGDCSKMLYLNLRSNHFSEGIPIEIGNLLFLQVLLDLSGNSLTGEIPWQLGNLVKLEILNLSHNDLSGSIPSSFDNLQSMRLVDLSYNDLEGPIPNNKAFADARSEAFRHNKGLCGNHTGLMSCHPPVKDAKDGDGHIALLFIIPIPVAVFFFTTITGMIYILRKERKKKLGNKLRDSHQENVFSIWSYDGKLVFQDIKEATEGFNTKYCIGVGATGSVYKAEMSSGQVVAVKILQRAMLEERKSYESEIRTLTKIRHRNIVKLHGFCSHSQQSFLIYEYLERGSVAKILSNVGKSKELDWIKRINIVKGLANALCYMHHDCRPPIIHRDISCNNLLLDTNYEAHVSDFGTARVVKLDSCNWTGLAGTYGYIAPELAYTMKVTEKCDVYSFGVVTLEIIVGHHPGELMCSLSSSTCSMSSSSSPTISSFSPINPHSMLLKDILDKRIATPQAEMADEVIRIAKLAFSCINANPDIRPTMERVSQELSTRRQSFSESFDMVTLRELMNLDHED; the protein is encoded by the exons ATGCTGCCCAAGGCGCTCTTCCCTCTTTCTCTGATCACGATCATCACCTTCTTTTCTTATTCTTCCCATGTTGCTCCTGCTTCAGCCTCTTCAACAGCACAAGGAAGAGCAGAAGCAGAAGCACTGCTCAAATGGAAAGCAACCCTCCTAAACCAAACTCAATCTCATCTATCCTCATGGACTCTTTCTCGTAGCAACGCAACCTCAACTTCAAGCCCATGCATGAGTTGGATAGGGATCGGTTGCAACGATGTGGGAAGTGTCACCCGCATAAACCTAACAAGCATCGGTTTGATAGGTACACTTCGTTACTTCAACTTCACATCCTTTCCTAACCTAAACAGTCTTGATCTCCACTATAACTTGCTTTCTGGAGAAATCCCTTCTCGTATCAGCAACCTTTCCCAACTCTCCGTTCTAAATCTGGGTTCCAATAAATTCTCTGGGATTATTCCTCCGGAAGTAGGAAAGTTGATAAACCTCAATGTATTAATCTTCTCAAATAACCTTCTTCAAGGTTCCATTCCTTCCAATATTGGATACTTGACCAATCTTTCAGTCCTAAACCTTGGAAGCAACCATCTATCTGGCTCCATCCCACCCGAACTTGGCAAGTTAAAATCTCTCGCTGAGTTTCGCTTGTATTTGAACAACCTGACTGGTTCAATTCCAGCGTCTTTGGGTGATTTGATTGGCTTGAAGGTCTTGTCTCTCTATGGAAACCAGTTATCTGGTCCATTACCTGGTGAGATCAATAATCTCACCAACTTGACATTATTCTTCTTGTCGAACAACAGCATTTCTGGATTTTTACCGGAAAATATATGTCATGGTAGCATACTTGAAGATTTTTGTGCAAGCAACAATCGTTTTGTAGGTACTGTTCCTAAAGGATTGAAAAACTGCACAAGCCTAACCAGACTCCGGCTTGACAGGAACAACCTCATTGGGAATATATCTCAAGACTTCGGTATATACCCAAAACTTGATTACGTTGACTTGAGCTACAACAATTTTCTTGGCGAGATTTCTTCAAACTGGGGAAAGTGCCAACTTCTGACGAGCTTAAAAATCTCCAATAATCGAATTACTGGAGAGATCCCCCCGGAGCTTGGAGAATCTACTCTTTTGCATGTGATTGACCTTTCTTCAAATAATCTTGTGGGAAAAATTCCTTATGAATTGGGGAAGCTAAAATCATTGTTCAACTTGACTTTGAGCAACAACAATCTTTCTGGCACAATTCCTCCAGAAATCGGAACTGATCTACCAGATTTGACGTATCTTGATCTGGCAGCAAACAACCTAAGTGGTCCAATACCTAGACAGCTTGGTGACTGCTCGAAAATGCTGTACTTAAACTTGAGAAGCAACCATTTTAGTGAAGGCATCCCCATCGAAATCGGTAATTTGTTGTTCCTGCAAGTTCTATTAGATCTTAGCGGGAACTCACTAACCGGGGAAATTCCATGGCAACTTGGGAACCTGGTCAAACTGGAAATTCTGAATCTTTCCCACAATGATCTTAGTGGTTCCATCCCATCTTCCTTCGATAATTTGCAGAGCATGAGGTTGGTTGATTTATCCTACAACGACTTGGAGGGTCCGATTCCGAACAACAAAGCCTTTGCAGATGCGAGGAGCGAAGCATTTAGACATAATAAAGGCTTGTGCGGGAACCATACTGGATTGATGAGCTGTCATCCTCCTGTGAAAGATGCGAAAGATGGGGATGGTCATATAGCCCTTTTGTTTATCATCCCTATACCTGTTGCTGTATTCTTTTTTACCACCATAACTGGTATGATTTATATactgagaaaagaaaggaaaaagaaattagGCAACAAACTAAGGGATTCACAtcaagaaaatgtattttcaaTCTGGAGCTATGATGGGAAATTAGTGTTTCAAGACATTAAGGAAGCGACTGAAGGTTTCAACACCAAGTACTGCATCGGAGTAGGAGCAACCGGAAGCGTTTATAAAGCAGAAATGTCATCGGGCCAGGTTGTAGCCGTGAAGATACTGCAGCGTGCAATGTTGGAAGAGCGCAAGAGTTATGAAAGTGAGATTCGGACACTGACAAAGATACGCCATAGAAACATCGTGAAGCTTCATGGTTTCTGTTCACATTCTCAGCAATCGTTTTTGATATATGAATACCTGGAGAGAGGAAGCGTGGCTAAAATCCTTAGCAATGTGGGAAAATCAAAGGAATTAGATTGGATCAAAAGAATCAACATCGTTAAAGGGTTAGCTAATGCTCTCTGCTACATGCATCATGATTGCAGGCCGCCGATAATTCATCGAGACATCTCGTGCAACAATCTATTGCTGGATACAAACTATGAAGCTCATGTATCTGACTTTGGCACTGCAAGAGTTGTGAAGCTTGATTCATGTAACTGGACAGGACTTGCTGGAACATATGGATACATTGCTCCAG agCTTGCTTACACGATGAAGGTAACTGAGAAATGTGACGTGTATAGCTTTGGGGTGGTGACACTGGAAATAATTGTAGGACATCATCCTGGAGAGCTGATGTGCTCTCTTTCAAGTAGTACTTGTTCAATGTCATCTTCTTCATCACCAACAATATCGTCTTTTTCGCCAATCAATCCCCACAGTATGCTACTGAAGGATATTTTGGACAAGCGTATAGCAACTCCTCAGGCCGAAATGGCTGATGAAGTGATCAGAATTGCTAAACTGGCATTCTCATGCATTAATGCAAATCCAGATATTCGGCCGACCATGGAGCGTGTATCTCAAGAGCTATCAACTCGTAGGCAATCCTTCTCTGAGTCATTTGACATGGTCACATTAAGAGAGCTGATGAATCTTGATCACGAGGATTGA
- the LOC122309699 gene encoding uncharacterized protein LOC122309699, whose product MATEEKSKGSERWTGAITNLTEMASNLESLQKLLLKKAVFVDEETFAKASLSSEQARTIKVLEQRVETLERELDAAITAAAHARSEKRQAEAAQKVAELHAQEVTKELENTTKVFELHMDELRARQDEISKRDKDIKLLEAIIQTLGGKDSHSTNG is encoded by the exons ATGGCAACGGAGGAGAAGAGCAAAGGAAGTGAGAGATGGACGGGAGCCATAACCAATCTGACGGAGATGGCTTCGAATCTGGAGTCACTTCAGAAATTACTCCTCAAGAAAGCCGTCTTTGTCGACGAAGAGACCTTTGCCAAAGCGTCTCTCAGCTCCGAACAAGCCCGTACCATCAAG GTTCTTGAACAAAGGGTAGAGACTTTGGAAAGAGAACTTGATGCGGCCATTACGGCTGCTGCTCATGCTCGTTCTGAGAAACGTCAGGCTGAAGCAGCTCAGAAAGTTGCTGAATTACATGCTCAAGAGGTTACAAAAGAGCTTGAGAACACCACCA AGGTATTTGAGCTACACATGGACGAGTTGCGTGCAAGGCAGGATGAAATCTCAAAGCGTGATAAGGACATTAAACTTTTGGAAGCTATCATTCAAACACTTGGTGGAAAAGATTCACATTCTACAAACGGGTAA